In Leeia aquatica, a single window of DNA contains:
- a CDS encoding MaoC family dehydratase, which translates to MTDRFGYIKLADGRYREDKGFYYDDFEVGMVIEHRPGRTLTTTDNIWQSLIAMNQHPLHIEAEFARQTEFKELLMSSLVTFNVINGMTVHSLSQKAIANLGWDEVRLTHPVFVGDTLFAESEILEKRPSKSRPQQGIVTARTTGSNQDGKTVITYKRTFLVPMRSAAE; encoded by the coding sequence ATGACTGACCGTTTTGGCTACATCAAGCTGGCCGATGGCCGCTACCGTGAGGACAAGGGCTTTTACTACGATGATTTCGAAGTGGGCATGGTGATCGAGCACCGTCCGGGGCGGACGCTGACCACCACCGACAACATCTGGCAATCGCTGATTGCCATGAACCAGCACCCGCTGCACATCGAGGCCGAGTTTGCCCGGCAGACCGAGTTCAAGGAACTGCTGATGTCGAGCCTGGTAACGTTCAATGTCATCAACGGCATGACCGTGCATAGCCTCAGCCAGAAAGCGATCGCCAACCTGGGCTGGGACGAAGTGCGACTGACCCATCCGGTCTTTGTCGGTGACACCCTGTTTGCCGAGTCCGAGATTCTGGAAAAGCGCCCCTCCAAATCCCGCCCGCAGCAAGGCATTGTCACGGCGCGCACCACGGGCAGCAATCAGGATGGCAAGACGGTGATCACCTACAAACGGACGTTTCTGGTGCCCATGCGCAGTGCCGCGGAGTAG
- a CDS encoding MATE family efflux transporter: MSWRAEAGQLFRLAMPVFVTQIFMALMFASDTVMAGRAGANDLAGVAMALSMSMIALSMQSGFFSALTPLLSHDLGSGQLARIPQWLGQAIWLGAGWLLLSVSYHLLLAPWIMRQLGISNEVYRVAQQYLVYFVWAIPAHIVFQISRNLVEALHSTFPSIWYGATGLLVKVPLNYLCVFGYEAIPAMGGAGCGLAAVFVYWAMAAVALLSAWRVVRLQHVQLGRESLRPQAALQKQFVVNGLPVAFGLLSEMLVFTVIAALIVTEGARVMSAHQVAYSLVGVFYLLPFSIGCAVAIRASRKLGEGDQEAARLVCRMGAWFGLGIASVTAAATWSFRDQLAGLFVTEPATLALAAQLLALCALYQIPDSLRDVIGGSLRAYKATGVLFKAVLVTNWLIGLPLGYVLARGLGQGGSDWVPQGYWVGLIVTLAANAALFQMGLLRAQRRNESVALTATVAP; the protein is encoded by the coding sequence ATGAGCTGGCGTGCTGAAGCCGGGCAGTTGTTCCGGCTTGCCATGCCGGTGTTCGTCACCCAAATTTTCATGGCATTGATGTTTGCCAGCGATACCGTGATGGCTGGGCGTGCCGGGGCCAATGATCTGGCCGGTGTAGCGATGGCACTGAGCATGTCGATGATTGCGCTGTCCATGCAGTCGGGCTTTTTCTCGGCGCTGACGCCCTTGCTGTCCCATGATCTTGGCAGTGGTCAGCTGGCACGCATCCCGCAGTGGCTCGGTCAGGCCATCTGGCTGGGCGCGGGCTGGCTGTTGCTGTCGGTCTCGTATCACCTGCTGCTGGCCCCCTGGATCATGCGGCAGCTGGGGATCAGTAACGAGGTGTACCGGGTAGCGCAGCAGTATCTGGTCTACTTTGTCTGGGCCATTCCGGCGCACATCGTGTTCCAGATCAGTCGCAATCTGGTGGAAGCCCTACACAGCACGTTTCCTTCTATCTGGTATGGCGCAACGGGGCTGCTGGTCAAGGTTCCGCTCAACTACCTGTGTGTATTTGGGTATGAGGCTATCCCCGCCATGGGCGGTGCAGGCTGCGGGCTGGCGGCGGTGTTTGTCTACTGGGCCATGGCTGCTGTGGCCTTGCTTTCTGCATGGCGGGTGGTGCGCCTGCAGCATGTCCAGCTGGGCCGTGAGAGCCTGCGACCGCAAGCCGCACTGCAAAAGCAGTTTGTGGTGAATGGCTTGCCCGTGGCGTTTGGCCTGCTGTCCGAAATGCTGGTGTTCACCGTGATTGCCGCCTTGATCGTCACCGAAGGTGCACGCGTGATGTCGGCGCATCAGGTGGCGTATTCCCTGGTCGGGGTGTTTTATCTGTTGCCCTTCAGCATTGGCTGCGCGGTGGCCATTCGTGCCAGCCGCAAGCTGGGGGAGGGCGATCAGGAAGCCGCGCGGCTGGTCTGCCGCATGGGGGCATGGTTTGGTCTGGGCATCGCCAGTGTGACGGCGGCTGCTACCTGGTCGTTCCGTGATCAGTTGGCCGGACTGTTTGTCACCGAGCCTGCCACGCTGGCCCTGGCCGCGCAGCTGCTGGCGCTGTGCGCGCTCTACCAGATTCCGGACTCCCTTCGCGATGTCATCGGCGGCAGCCTGCGCGCCTACAAGGCGACCGGTGTGCTGTTCAAGGCGGTGCTGGTAACCAACTGGTTGATTGGATTGCCACTGGGCTACGTGCTGGCGCGTGGGCTGGGGCAGGGTGGCAGTGATTGGGTGCCGCAGGGGTATTGGGTGGGGCTGATCGTGACCCTGGCCGCCAATGCGGCGCTGTTCCAGATGGGCTTGCTGCGTGCGCAGCGCCGGAACGAGTCTGTCGCACTTACAGCGACAGTAGCGCCCTGA